A stretch of DNA from Juglans microcarpa x Juglans regia isolate MS1-56 chromosome 5D, Jm3101_v1.0, whole genome shotgun sequence:
ttgTTTGGTATCATGTAATAAGAAGGCCACATGAGCAATGCAAAGTGTTCGTGATAAAAGTTGGTTTTCGACAAAAATAAAGTCTTTACTTGGTAATAAGATCAAATTCCAAAGCCAATCTCAACCCAAAATGCTTTTATTCAAACGGTGGCTGGTTTTATCTGGTTAAATCTTATCATATTTTGATAGCGAATGAGACTGTCTCCAACTCTCTCTCCATTGACCAACTAGATGATCGGTAcattgattcaaaaaaaaaaagatgatcgGTACATATCTTAGGGCCATTTATGAATGTTAATTGCTTTTGCCATTGGATATGCTTAAACATTAAGGTGCAGTAtggtgaaatgagatgatatcatgattttagatgaaagttgaataaaatattattttttaatattattatttttttaaattttgaaaaagttgaattatttattatgttttgtataaaaatttgaaaaaattacaataatgagatgagatgaaacactttcaatatctaaacggaACTACATAACTTTTCTACTAGCGGAATTAGAATTTTGAtaccaaaaaattaattttaccaGTAAAACATAgtcgtacatatatatatatatgtatatcatgGCTGGTCCAATACtcataataagaaaaaaatcctaaaatccCTTCTAGATGATCTGCCACGTCAAGAAATATTATTTCGTGTGGTTGTCAAATAGTTGGAGAATTAATTACCTTGATCAACTACCTCCTTATAATCGGTGTAATTGGGTTatctatataaatttatatcaaGAGATCATAAAGTTTCTAGAAGTAGTActaaaagtatatatttatatatctacgAAAAATCAATAGTAATAAAAACGTTAAAACTATTTTTGACTTGAACTTATGTTCTGTATATATTATCTGTACGTTGGAGAatactatatgaaaaatataaactttcTTGTCTTATATATAGGAATGAaagaatatatagatattatctGTTGCTACCTACTCCCACGTAACCAGTAACatgtttgttttgttgttgttgttgtttaaTCTTTAACTAATCATGAGTACGAGGGAACCTATTCCACGTTAAAACCTATATAGAACTAGAAGTCGGCTAAATTCAAtcatttatatatctttttcctGCTTTTTAATACTTAATTAAGTGACTATATGCCCGCCCAGATGTTTACTTTCTTCCCGATTTCTTCATAGATATTTAGCGTATCGATCGTTAGCGATTAGTGAAAGTGAAAAGTATTCCTTCATTTActttttacaaaacaaaaaataaaagagtgaaaagtgggtctccttttcttttcgaCCAGAATTTTTCCCATTCGTATTTTTCATTCCAATATAAATTTGGGGTGTAAATAGGTAATATTGGCGGACATAATTTTGTCAATCGAATTCTCCTACCATCATTGGTCTCTACGAACTTAAGGTAAAGAAGGAAGTGTAAATTCAGTTGTGTTGTTGGAGAAATCAGCAAGAGATGTACCTtagtaggaaattatgtttGGACAAAGTGAACTGAAAAAACTTAACAGTTCGGTCTTGTCGTGCATTTACATACTTTAAATCCATCGTTCTGTCCTCAGTAATCCTGGTCTATGAGCAACAAAACTTTAAGAGATGGATGCCTAACTAAAAATAACCCAGACAATCTAATTCCCTATTTGGGATGTTGCATATTGCAAAGAATACATCATCTACATGCATCTGTAAATGTTATACATAAATACCGGTAATTGGAAGTAACTCTCTCTTTTCACTTTCTGTGGGCAACTCATCCAGTCTTTATTCAAAAAGAAGAGAGCAAGCTGTCCAAGTAATCAGTCCCAAGGTCCTGAAACTCAACAACATCAAATTCATTCCCTAGtatattttccatgcttgttgtTTTCTTCAACGCAGGTTGTTCAATAGTCATGTCAATATCTTGTTCAAACTCCCTCGATGCTGATCTCTTCCAAGGATTGCAAACTTTCTCAGCACTGCACCCAAGAAATGTGCAAGCTGGGTCCTCTCCTAGTCCTTTATTTGATATGGAAGAACAGGACACATCATTTCCTGAGTAATCAAGTCCTAAAGCCTCGGCAACCGTCTCAAGTGGGAAGTTGAGATATGCCTTGGGGGCTCTAATTCTCAAAGCCGCCTTGTCATAGGCCAAAGCTGCTTCCTCTCCCGTGTCAAAAGTCCCAAGCCAAACTCGTGCCCCTTTTCTTGAAGAGTCCCTTATCTCTGCCGCATACTTCCCCCACGGTCGCCTCCTTACTCCCCGATAGTGCCTTGTAGCGGCCTTCTCTGCTCTTGCATTAGGCTTTTGTAAGCACAAGCCTGTGGCACCATTGCTTTCTAAATTGTCATTACAGGACTGTTCCATATTGCTTGCAGGGACCACAATCCCATCTAGGAGTGCTTCCCAGGCCTCAGCTCCCATTGATATCCACCTTCCTAGACTTGGCAAACGTCTTAGAATTTCCTTGGAACCATCTCTCCTATCAAGACTAGGAAGTTCTTCCCAGGGTCTGGACAACTCTGGTGTATATCTTGTACCCGGACCATCCCCACTAATAAAGCTCGCCCACACGTTCTCTAGAATTGCTCCGGGTGCTGGAGGGTCTTCACAATTCTTAGACATATTTCCAATTACAAGCTCTATTTCCAAAAGCCAAGTAAAGTGGAGAAGAGAAGTGGGAAATCTTGgaataaagaattaaaaagcTGTAGAGCTAGCCGCGTGATATCTGTACAGCTCAGCTATGCCTTTATCCTACTTCATTAACGGAAGGAACCCATTCGGAAACTTATGGTTTCATCCACTGACCAGCTAAAATCAAGCAGGAGAATAGGGTTCAAAACTTTAAACGCAGAGCAGAGTTCAGGTTGTATATTATATGTCAACTATGTTGACATCATGTGTGATTGTTCTCATCATCTATTGGGCTTAATCTATATAGATTCTATGTACTTTGCATATAATATTGGAAAACCTTCCGACAATTCATGATCAATTAcataagaaaaagagaagcagAAGAAATGGAAAGCGGGCTAGAGTACATTACATACATTTTAAAGTTTGTATCAATAGACATCAGTTGTCATTATCCTTCCTCAAATAGCAAGCCTGCCTGTACACAGCTTAGAAAAGGGCGAAAAAAGCAGGCCTACCTGTAATTGTATACAACTTCAATGACCTATTATAAATTGTTCTTTCTGCAGATTTTAGTTATGTTTTAATCTTAGAatgatgtatttaaatgttaattgCAGGGTCAGGTTCTAAGATTTAAGGTTTTTGAGGGCAATAGTCTAAAGACCTAAATAATTAAGGGTCTTTGTGCAAACCGCATTGACCAGTTCTTGAAGTTACTGGATTAACAAGGATAATGCACGTGTAATTCTGAAAAAGAATGTTGCGAGGGGAGGTTAAAAGCTTCGTTGTTTCTTTAGGAATACACTTGAGGAGAACAGGGGcagtttctttttctcatctctCGAGTGAAAGCTCTGAAGCGATTCTATAATGcggaataaatattttacaaataagaATCGATAAGTTTAATGACAAAAACAGTACCTCCAGCCATTGATACTCCTCACTGTTTTGCTGTGGTTTCTCACTGATGTTGGCACTACCAAATTCTACttcactctatttagatggtatAAGACTGAAGGGGATTGAGTGAGTAAGTTTGGGAACCAAACACAGTATTTATAGACGAAGCCTCCATCAAGCTTCGGTGCTGCGTGTCC
This window harbors:
- the LOC121266187 gene encoding ethylene-response factor C3-like, producing MSKNCEDPPAPGAILENVWASFISGDGPGTRYTPELSRPWEELPSLDRRDGSKEILRRLPSLGRWISMGAEAWEALLDGIVVPASNMEQSCNDNLESNGATGLCLQKPNARAEKAATRHYRGVRRRPWGKYAAEIRDSSRKGARVWLGTFDTGEEAALAYDKAALRIRAPKAYLNFPLETVAEALGLDYSGNDVSCSSISNKGLGEDPACTFLGCSAEKVCNPWKRSASREFEQDIDMTIEQPALKKTTSMENILGNEFDVVEFQDLGTDYLDSLLSSF